From one Nymphalis io chromosome 19, ilAglIoxx1.1, whole genome shotgun sequence genomic stretch:
- the LOC126775913 gene encoding presenilin-2 isoform X1 has protein sequence MSDTGSDTEATEHTALMDGHIAEARPDREIAERIARKRKTKSETQRNYGSVAASQSSRSSAVGRSGQNNHEDSSEHQVEELELKYGARHVIKLFVPVTLCMIVVVATISSISFYSVKDVYLAYTPFHEETPYALTKVWNALANSMILLSVIALMTVLLIVLYKKRCYKVIHGWLILSSLMLLFLFSYLYIEEALRAYNIPMDYITLAFVMWNFGVMGMIVIHWKGPLRLQQAYLIFIAALMALVFIKYMPEWTTWAVLAVISVWDLIAVLTPKGPLRILVETAQERNESIFPALIYSSTVMYCLAAPATGEGETPARELRPLNPLHPCDHGSEENDSSEGCAAQGSGSGEGGSGAGCSSSGRSASGAASAGGGGCASGGVNVGGGGSAGGGEAGFDAAWHARASERAAPRRLRVDGTAPAHYVTRVERTHTHCDREEKGVKLGLGDFIFYSVLVGKASSYGDWNTTLACFVAILIGLCLTLLLLAIFKKALPALPISITFGLIFYFATRYVAKPFADALAADQVFI, from the exons ATGAGTGACACCGGTAGCGACACAGAAGCGACCGAGCACACTGCACTCATGGATGGCCACATAGCTGAAGCCCGACCCGATAGGGAGATCGCTGAACGGATTGCTAGGAAACGGAAGACAAAATCCGAAACACAGCGTAATTATGGA aGTGTGGCAGCATCACAAAGTAGTCGATCAAGTGCAGTGGGCAGATCTGGTCAAAACAATCATGAGGATTCAAGCGAACATCAGGTTGAAGAGCTGGAGCTTAAGTATGGAGCAAGACATGTTATCAAACTTTTTGTTCCTGTGACCTTATGTATGATAGTTGTTGTTGCAACTATATCGTCCATCAGCTTCTATTCAGTCAAAGATGTATATTT agCATATACACCATTCCATGAGGAGACTCCATATGCATTGACCAAAGTATGGAATGCTCTTGCCAACTCCATGATCTTATTGAGTGTAATAGCTTTGATGACTGTTCTACTTATTGTTCTATATAAGAAGCGATGTTACAAGGTCATTCACGGATGGCTCATCTTATCTTCTCTAATGCTACTCTTCTTGTTCTCATATTTGTATATAGA AGAAGCACTAAGGGCGTATAACATACCTATGGATTATATTACATTAGCATTTGTTATGTGGAACTTTGGTGTGATGGGGATGATAGTTATACACTGGAAGGGTCCTCTACGTCTTCAGCaagcatatttaatatttatagcagCTTTGATGGCATTGGTGTTCATTAAATATATGCCTGAGTGGACTACATGGGCTGTTCTAGCTGTCATATCCGTATGGG ATTTAATAGCAGTATTAACACCAAAAGGACCTCTGCGGATATTAGTAGAAACAGCTCAGGAGCGAAACGAGTCTATATTCCCAGCACTAATATATTCAT CGACCGTCATGTACTGCTTGGCGGCGCCGGCCACAGGTGAAGGTGAGACGCCGGCGCGCGAGCTGCGTCCGCTCAACCCGCTCCACCCGTGCGACCACG GATCGGAAGAAAATGATTCGAGTGAGGGGTGCGCGGCTCAAGGCTCGGGATCGGGCGAGGGGGGCAGTGGCGCCGGCTGCAGCAGTTCGGGGCGATCAGCGAGCGGCGCAGCgagcgcgggcggcggcgggtGCGCGAGCGGAGGGGTGAACGTGGGGGGCGGGGGGAGCGCTGGCGGCGGGGAGGCGGGCTTCGACGCAGCGTGGCACGCACGTGCAAGCGAGCGGGCGGCGCCGCGCCGACTGCGAGTGGACGGCACGGCGCCGGCGCACTACGTCACGCGCGTCGAGCGCACGCACACGCACTGCGACCGTGAGGAGA AGGGCGTTAAACTCGGATTaggagattttattttttatagtgtgtTAGTAGGCAAAGCTAGTTCATACGGAGACTGGAATACCACACTCGCCTGTTTTGTAGCAATACTTATT GGACTGTGTTTGACATTGCTGTTGTTAGCGATTTTCAAGAAAGCGCTTCCAGCTCTACCCATCTCGATAACCTTCGGTCTTATATTCTACTTCGCCACCCGCTACGTCGCCAAACCCTTCGCAGACGCGCTCGCCGCTGACCAAGTCTTTATTTAA
- the LOC126775913 gene encoding presenilin-1 isoform X2: MSDTGSDTEATEHTALMDGHIAEARPDREIAERIARKRKTKSETQRNYGSVAASQSSRSSAVGRSGQNNHEDSSEHQVEELELKYGARHVIKLFVPVTLCMIVVVATISSISFYSVKDVYLAYTPFHEETPYALTKVWNALANSMILLSVIALMTVLLIVLYKKRCYKVIHGWLILSSLMLLFLFSYLYIEEALRAYNIPMDYITLAFVMWNFGVMGMIVIHWKGPLRLQQAYLIFIAALMALVFIKYMPEWTTWAVLAVISVWDLIAVLTPKGPLRILVETAQERNESIFPALIYSSTVMYCLAAPATGEGSEENDSSEGCAAQGSGSGEGGSGAGCSSSGRSASGAASAGGGGCASGGVNVGGGGSAGGGEAGFDAAWHARASERAAPRRLRVDGTAPAHYVTRVERTHTHCDREEKGVKLGLGDFIFYSVLVGKASSYGDWNTTLACFVAILIGLCLTLLLLAIFKKALPALPISITFGLIFYFATRYVAKPFADALAADQVFI; the protein is encoded by the exons ATGAGTGACACCGGTAGCGACACAGAAGCGACCGAGCACACTGCACTCATGGATGGCCACATAGCTGAAGCCCGACCCGATAGGGAGATCGCTGAACGGATTGCTAGGAAACGGAAGACAAAATCCGAAACACAGCGTAATTATGGA aGTGTGGCAGCATCACAAAGTAGTCGATCAAGTGCAGTGGGCAGATCTGGTCAAAACAATCATGAGGATTCAAGCGAACATCAGGTTGAAGAGCTGGAGCTTAAGTATGGAGCAAGACATGTTATCAAACTTTTTGTTCCTGTGACCTTATGTATGATAGTTGTTGTTGCAACTATATCGTCCATCAGCTTCTATTCAGTCAAAGATGTATATTT agCATATACACCATTCCATGAGGAGACTCCATATGCATTGACCAAAGTATGGAATGCTCTTGCCAACTCCATGATCTTATTGAGTGTAATAGCTTTGATGACTGTTCTACTTATTGTTCTATATAAGAAGCGATGTTACAAGGTCATTCACGGATGGCTCATCTTATCTTCTCTAATGCTACTCTTCTTGTTCTCATATTTGTATATAGA AGAAGCACTAAGGGCGTATAACATACCTATGGATTATATTACATTAGCATTTGTTATGTGGAACTTTGGTGTGATGGGGATGATAGTTATACACTGGAAGGGTCCTCTACGTCTTCAGCaagcatatttaatatttatagcagCTTTGATGGCATTGGTGTTCATTAAATATATGCCTGAGTGGACTACATGGGCTGTTCTAGCTGTCATATCCGTATGGG ATTTAATAGCAGTATTAACACCAAAAGGACCTCTGCGGATATTAGTAGAAACAGCTCAGGAGCGAAACGAGTCTATATTCCCAGCACTAATATATTCAT CGACCGTCATGTACTGCTTGGCGGCGCCGGCCACAGGTGAAG GATCGGAAGAAAATGATTCGAGTGAGGGGTGCGCGGCTCAAGGCTCGGGATCGGGCGAGGGGGGCAGTGGCGCCGGCTGCAGCAGTTCGGGGCGATCAGCGAGCGGCGCAGCgagcgcgggcggcggcgggtGCGCGAGCGGAGGGGTGAACGTGGGGGGCGGGGGGAGCGCTGGCGGCGGGGAGGCGGGCTTCGACGCAGCGTGGCACGCACGTGCAAGCGAGCGGGCGGCGCCGCGCCGACTGCGAGTGGACGGCACGGCGCCGGCGCACTACGTCACGCGCGTCGAGCGCACGCACACGCACTGCGACCGTGAGGAGA AGGGCGTTAAACTCGGATTaggagattttattttttatagtgtgtTAGTAGGCAAAGCTAGTTCATACGGAGACTGGAATACCACACTCGCCTGTTTTGTAGCAATACTTATT GGACTGTGTTTGACATTGCTGTTGTTAGCGATTTTCAAGAAAGCGCTTCCAGCTCTACCCATCTCGATAACCTTCGGTCTTATATTCTACTTCGCCACCCGCTACGTCGCCAAACCCTTCGCAGACGCGCTCGCCGCTGACCAAGTCTTTATTTAA